One window of Halorussus sp. MSC15.2 genomic DNA carries:
- a CDS encoding SRPBCC family protein: MRQVEVSAFVPAPPSVVERALTPETVVEYEGSFEVRGVEATDDGWTVTASARGLTIHLDFEERADGLVYRQRGEAGPFESMETELSVEPENEGCRVTMRSSVSLGLPVAAVSDRIAAWKRKGELRRALDRLAEDV; this comes from the coding sequence ATGCGTCAAGTCGAAGTCTCGGCGTTCGTCCCCGCGCCGCCCTCGGTGGTCGAGCGAGCGCTCACACCCGAGACCGTGGTCGAGTACGAGGGGAGTTTCGAGGTCCGAGGCGTCGAGGCGACCGACGATGGGTGGACCGTGACCGCCAGCGCGCGCGGGTTGACGATACACCTCGACTTCGAGGAGCGCGCGGACGGACTGGTCTACCGCCAGCGCGGGGAGGCGGGACCCTTCGAGTCGATGGAGACCGAACTCTCGGTCGAACCCGAGAACGAAGGGTGCAGGGTGACGATGCGGTCGTCGGTTAGTCTCGGCCTGCCGGTGGCCGCCGTCTCGGACCGCATCGCCGCGTGGAAACGGAAGGGCGAACTTCGGCGCGCCCTCGACAGGTTGGCCGAGGACGTGTGA
- a CDS encoding ArsA family ATPase, producing MNKFVFFGGKGGVGKTTVSCAYGLKSARAGLKTLVVSTDPAHSTSDVFDQQFGDDPEAVEGYENLWAMELDPDEEVQRHMQEIKRTMSDQVSPSIVNEIDRQIELAHRTPGAYEAALFDRFIDVMRNSEEYDRVVFDTSPTGGTLRLLSLPDFLEGWIDRLVKKREKSIDLYEKAAIGEREARKKTAEDPIIARLTERKEMFEFAGETLRNDATFFLVLNPDELSIRETRRAIGDLSDYGLGVEGLVINKIAPEPESDEAGTGAQYLRQRHATEHERISQIDDEFAEPVVARIRQRVEEVKGDLLDDVSDELDIEVAPEVSV from the coding sequence ATGAACAAGTTCGTCTTCTTCGGCGGCAAGGGCGGGGTCGGCAAAACGACGGTCTCGTGCGCGTACGGACTCAAGAGTGCGCGCGCGGGACTGAAGACGCTAGTCGTCTCGACCGACCCGGCCCACAGTACCTCCGACGTGTTCGACCAACAGTTCGGCGACGACCCGGAGGCGGTCGAGGGGTACGAGAATCTCTGGGCGATGGAACTCGACCCCGACGAGGAGGTCCAGCGCCACATGCAGGAGATAAAGCGCACGATGAGCGACCAAGTGAGTCCCTCCATCGTCAACGAAATCGACCGCCAAATCGAACTCGCCCACCGGACGCCCGGCGCGTACGAGGCCGCGCTGTTCGACCGGTTCATAGACGTGATGCGCAACTCCGAGGAGTACGACCGCGTGGTCTTCGACACCTCGCCGACCGGCGGGACCCTCCGCCTGCTCTCGCTCCCGGACTTCCTCGAAGGGTGGATTGACCGACTCGTGAAGAAACGCGAGAAGAGCATCGACCTCTACGAGAAGGCGGCCATCGGCGAGCGCGAGGCCCGTAAGAAGACCGCCGAGGACCCCATCATCGCCCGTCTCACCGAGCGCAAGGAGATGTTCGAGTTCGCCGGCGAGACGCTGCGCAACGACGCCACGTTCTTCCTCGTTCTCAACCCCGACGAACTCTCGATTCGAGAGACGCGGCGGGCCATCGGAGACCTCTCGGACTACGGTCTCGGCGTGGAGGGACTCGTCATCAACAAAATCGCGCCGGAACCCGAGTCCGACGAGGCGGGGACCGGGGCGCAGTACCTCCGGCAGCGACACGCGACCGAACACGAGCGCATCAGTCAGATAGACGACGAGTTCGCCGAACCCGTCGTTGCCCGCATCCGACAGCGCGTCGAAGAGGTCAAGGGGGACCTGTTAGACGACGTCTCCGACGAACTCGACATCGAAGTCGCGCCGGAGGTGAGCGTCTGA
- a CDS encoding cupin domain-containing protein has translation MGYHVIDPDTVEPTPDRPCVQRALGDVAGLENVALNLYEVEPGEQIPLAYHYHDDQEEVFYVESGELHVETPEGEKVVPEDNVLVVEPDSPQRAFVPDAAEETVRTLVLGAPSVDDVHAYDPES, from the coding sequence ATGGGATATCACGTCATCGACCCGGACACGGTCGAACCGACGCCCGACCGACCGTGCGTCCAGCGTGCGCTCGGGGACGTCGCCGGGTTGGAGAACGTCGCGCTCAACCTCTACGAGGTCGAACCCGGCGAACAGATTCCGCTGGCGTACCACTATCACGACGACCAGGAGGAGGTCTTCTACGTCGAGTCCGGCGAACTCCACGTCGAGACGCCCGAGGGCGAGAAGGTCGTCCCGGAGGACAACGTCCTCGTCGTGGAACCGGACAGTCCGCAGCGAGCGTTCGTCCCCGACGCCGCCGAGGAGACGGTCCGGACGCTCGTCCTCGGCGCGCCGTCGGTCGACGACGTCCACGCCTACGACCCCGAGTCATGA
- a CDS encoding carbon starvation protein A: MVQVIWMVLSVLALFSVGYLGYSRYLAQFVELDDDRDTPAHKYEDGQEYVPAKKPVLLGHHYSSIAGGAPIVGPITAGVVWGWVPALLWIAIGNPLLGSVHDFVSLSSSLRHEGKSIGYIIGEYVGERGKNMLLWFAFLTIILVVAVFALVVAIVFNAFPQAATASLVYIALAFVFGVYLYQLNLPFLLGTVVFVTGVFGGVFAGIEYPLALFPAASGSAYPAGTTVLFSGGQWIPGASSLGVNTAAWVPIIILYGGLASALPVWMLLQPRDYLSSFLLYTGVGGALLAIIVGTVFGSASQPLEIQLAAYKGFMGATGTPLFPLLFITIACGTISGFHALVSSGTTAKQLNKETDARTIGYGGMLGEGLLATVALATVAIVAPDVGGGIGLALPTFASGGGIILTSFGIPTSFGGPFMALVLVSFLLTSTDTAVRLGRYMVEEIVGTDASGAGEVAKNRYANAAIQGVPAYILITSGSWLTLWQLFGGANQLLAALALLTATVWLANWDDSKQLISTGVPMALMGTMTILGLGWLAFHDNLYVKFIQNSPAEMTTVQTLSAVTQIVLALVLIGLALSLVRMGYRNIQKVRGGRGAAVATAANPAATDAPTAFFRFLRPLMGSLSTRRRSYPRLVVTAHPRIAATSRANNPDRSSVTSLHVRNAVATSALWLSTASSRSGAATSKFTS; this comes from the coding sequence ATGGTGCAAGTGATTTGGATGGTGCTGTCGGTTCTCGCGCTCTTCAGCGTGGGGTATCTCGGCTACTCTCGATACCTCGCGCAGTTCGTCGAACTCGACGACGACCGCGACACGCCAGCACACAAGTACGAAGACGGGCAGGAGTACGTACCGGCGAAGAAACCGGTGCTACTGGGGCATCACTATTCGAGTATCGCCGGCGGTGCGCCTATCGTCGGTCCGATTACGGCGGGCGTCGTGTGGGGTTGGGTCCCTGCACTGCTGTGGATTGCCATCGGGAACCCCCTGCTGGGGTCGGTCCACGACTTCGTATCGCTGTCGAGCAGTCTGCGACACGAAGGGAAGTCCATCGGGTACATCATCGGGGAGTACGTCGGTGAACGCGGCAAGAACATGCTGCTGTGGTTCGCGTTCCTGACCATCATCCTCGTCGTGGCGGTGTTCGCGCTGGTGGTGGCCATCGTGTTCAACGCCTTCCCGCAGGCGGCGACCGCGAGCCTCGTATACATCGCGCTCGCGTTCGTCTTCGGCGTCTACCTCTACCAACTGAACCTCCCGTTCCTACTCGGGACGGTCGTGTTCGTCACCGGCGTGTTCGGCGGGGTCTTCGCGGGCATCGAGTACCCGCTTGCGCTGTTCCCGGCCGCGTCGGGGTCGGCGTATCCCGCGGGGACGACGGTGCTGTTCAGCGGCGGACAGTGGATTCCCGGGGCGTCGAGTCTCGGCGTGAACACCGCGGCGTGGGTACCGATAATCATCCTCTACGGCGGGTTGGCGAGCGCACTCCCGGTGTGGATGCTACTCCAACCGCGTGACTACCTGTCGTCGTTCCTGCTGTACACCGGCGTCGGCGGCGCGCTGCTGGCTATCATCGTCGGCACCGTGTTCGGCTCGGCGTCCCAGCCCCTCGAAATTCAGCTCGCTGCGTACAAGGGCTTCATGGGAGCGACGGGAACGCCGCTGTTCCCGCTGCTGTTCATCACCATCGCGTGCGGGACGATTAGCGGATTCCACGCGCTGGTCTCCTCGGGGACCACCGCCAAGCAGTTGAACAAGGAGACGGACGCCCGGACCATCGGGTACGGCGGGATGCTCGGCGAGGGCCTGCTCGCGACCGTGGCGCTCGCGACCGTGGCCATCGTCGCGCCCGACGTGGGCGGCGGCATCGGTCTCGCGCTCCCGACGTTCGCCAGCGGCGGCGGCATCATCCTCACGTCGTTCGGCATCCCGACCTCGTTCGGCGGTCCGTTCATGGCGCTGGTGCTGGTCAGCTTCCTGCTGACCTCCACCGACACCGCGGTCCGCCTCGGTCGGTACATGGTCGAGGAAATCGTCGGCACGGACGCGTCCGGCGCGGGCGAGGTGGCCAAGAATCGCTACGCCAACGCCGCGATACAGGGCGTCCCGGCGTACATCCTCATCACCAGCGGGTCGTGGCTCACGCTCTGGCAGTTGTTCGGCGGTGCGAACCAACTGCTCGCGGCGCTCGCGCTACTGACCGCGACGGTCTGGCTGGCCAACTGGGACGACTCGAAACAGCTCATCTCGACCGGCGTCCCGATGGCGCTGATGGGCACGATGACCATCCTCGGACTGGGGTGGCTCGCGTTCCACGACAACCTCTACGTCAAGTTCATCCAGAACAGTCCGGCCGAGATGACGACCGTGCAGACGCTGTCGGCCGTGACCCAGATAGTACTCGCGCTGGTCCTCATCGGACTGGCGCTGTCGCTGGTTCGGATGGGGTACAGAAACATTCAGAAAGTCCGCGGCGGCCGCGGAGCGGCGGTCGCGACGGCGGCGAACCCGGCAGCGACTGACGCACCGACGGCGTTCTTTCGTTTTTTGCGACCCCTAATGGGTTCACTCTCGACTCGCAGGAGGAGTTACCCTCGACTCGTAGTGACGGCTCACCCTCGAATCGCAGCGACGAGTCGGGCCAACAATCCCGACCGCTCCTCGGTCACGTCGCTCCACGTGCGGAACGCGGTGGCCACGTCGGCGCTCTGGCTCTCGACGGCCTCCTCGCGTTCGGGGGCGGCGACGAGTAAGTTCACTTCGTAG
- a CDS encoding zinc-ribbon domain-containing protein, which yields MGVLGTVKEFLQASTESPNRGDAAATESKGAYWCHDCSERVRDVEVEGESAPDCPECGDEMEFERSPDSTGCAC from the coding sequence ATGGGAGTGTTAGGCACAGTCAAGGAGTTCCTGCAGGCGTCCACCGAGTCGCCGAACCGCGGCGACGCCGCGGCGACCGAATCGAAGGGCGCGTACTGGTGTCACGACTGCAGCGAGCGCGTCCGAGACGTGGAAGTGGAGGGAGAGTCGGCCCCGGACTGCCCGGAGTGCGGTGACGAGATGGAGTTCGAGCGGTCACCGGACTCGACGGGGTGTGCGTGCTGA